A stretch of Castanea sativa cultivar Marrone di Chiusa Pesio chromosome 2, ASM4071231v1 DNA encodes these proteins:
- the LOC142626470 gene encoding putative pectinesterase/pectinesterase inhibitor 51 — MAMAMSTSLFFFISLLSLSSASHHPNDQSSSTTTSIEQVCKATRFPDQCVSSLSQSKLPPNPTPLQFVYSSISVSSQNLLKAQSMVKSILASSADNKNRTNAATNCVEFLQNSQYRISITTNDALPRGNLKNARVWMSASLLNQYDCWSALKYANDTKLTNETMSFLDSLTNLTSNALSLLFSYDNFGNNTAAWVPAKTERDGFWEAVKKSGGGGGFKGGVPTDLKADVTVSKDGSGSYKTVQEAVNAAPEDGSGKRFVIRIKAGVYEETVRIPLAKKNVVFLGDGIGKTVITGSSNVGLLGMTTYATATVAVLGDGFMASGLTIQNTAGPGAHQAVAFRSGSDLSVIENCEFLGNQDTLYAHSLRQFYKSCRIRGNVDFIFGNSASFFQDCQILVAPRQIDPEKGETNAVTAHGRTDPGQSTGFVFHNCSINGTEEYMKLYHSNPTVHKNFLGRPWKQYSRTVFIQCNIGNLVSPLGWLPWDADFGLKTLYYGESGNSGLGSTTSQRVNWSSQIPAQHIDTYSVENFIQGDQWIPPSK; from the exons ATGGCCATGGCCATGTCCACTagtctcttcttcttcatttccctcctctctctctcctccgCCTCTCACCACCCCAATGACCAGTCTTCCTCCACCACTACTTCGATCGAACAAGTCTGTAAAGCCACTCGCTTCCCTGACCAATGCGTGAGCTCCCTATCCCAATCCAAACTCCCTCCAAACCCAACTCCTCTCCAGTTTGTCTACTCATCAATCTCTGTCTCCTCTCAAAATCTCCTTAAAGCTCAATCAATGGTGAAGTCCATCCTAGCCTCCTCCGCTGATAATAAAAACCGCACAAACGCCGCGACCAACTGTGTCGAATTTCTCCAAAATTCACAGTACCGGATCTCTATTACCACCAATGACGCTCTCCCACGTGGCAACCTTAAAAACGCTAGAGTTTGGATGAGCGCTTCTCTTCTTAACCAATATGACTGCTGGTCAGCTCTCAAGTACGCAAACGACACGAAATTGACGAACGAGACCATGTCGTTTTTGGACTCGTTAACAAACTTGACAAGTAACGCGCTGAGCCTGTTGTTTTCGTACGATAATTTCGGAAACAACACTGCTGCGTGGGTCCCAGCAAAGACCGAGCGTGATGGGTTTTGGGAGGCGGTGAAGAAGTCCGGTGGCGGTGGCGGGTTTAAAGGTGGGGTCCCGACGGACTTGAAGGCGGACGTGACAGTGAGTAAGGACGGAAGTGGGTCTTATAAGACGGTGCAGGAGGCGGTGAACGCAGCGCCGGAGGACGGTAGTGGGAAGAGGTTTGTGATAAGAATAAAGGCAGGGGTGTATGAAGAGACGGTGAGAATTCCGTTGGCCAAGAAGAATGTGGTGTTTTTGGGGGATGGGATTGGTAAAACGGTCATCACCGGCTCTTCGAATGTGGGTCTTCTTGGGATGACTACCTACGCTACGGCTACAGTTG CTGTGCTTGGCGATGGATTCATGGCTAGTGGTCTCACAATACAGAACACAGCCGGTCCCGGTGCCCACCAAGCAGTAGCCTTCAGATCAGGCAGTGATTTATCTGTCATCGAAAACTGTGAATTCCTAGGCAATCAGGATACTCTCTATGCTCACTCACTCCGCCAATTCTACAAATCATGCCGCATTCGAGGCAATGTGGATTTCATTTTTGGAAACTCAGCGTCTTTTTTCCAAGACTGCCAGATCTTAGTCGCTCCTCGGCAAATTGATCCAGAAAAAGGGGAGACTAATGCCGTCACTGCACATGGCAGAACAGATCCTGGCCAATCAACaggttttgtttttcataattgTTCGATTAATGGCACCGAGGAATATATGAAATTGTACCATAGCAATCCCACAGTACACAAGAATTTCTTGGGGAGGCCCTGGAAGCAGTACTCCCGGACAGTTTTCATACAGTGCAACATAGGAAATCTTGTTTCACCGCTAGGCTGGCTGCCATGGGATGCCGATTTTGGGCTGAAAACGCTTTATTATGGGGAATCTGGGAATTCCGGATTAGGTTCAACTACGTCCCAGAGGGTAAATTGGAGTAGTCAGATCCCTGCACAACACATTGACACATATTCAGTTGAGAATTTCATTCAAGGAGATCAGTGGATTCCACCATCCAAATAA